The Chryseobacterium indologenes genomic sequence TGGTCCTGTTTTAAAAGAAAAAAACAATGAAATTAGGAGATTTTAAAATATTTTGGGTGTCTTTTATTGTATCTGATTTAATTTTTTTTTCGATTACGAATTAAGATAGGTGAATCTATATTTTGTTTTTAGAATATCCGGATTCTTCAGCAAAGCACCCAATAAGCTTATCGCTTTGGAAAAGCCCTTCTTTCCTGACAGCTCAAATGCTTTTTTCTGAAGATACAAAAGTTGCGAAACATCTTTGTCCATAGACAGAGGTTTCGACCACTCATAAAGAGAGTTCCAGAAAAGAGATTGTCTCTGATTATATTGAGGTGAATATTTTACAATTTTAGTAATTCTGTTATCATCATGAATTCCTCTCATCGCTACAGGCCGATCAATTATTCCGGATTTCAGATAGCAATAATAGGCTAGTTTAATAATGAAATCTGAATCCTGGTGTACGCGCAGAACCTCATTAAACCTCAAATGGTGACGGTCGATTGCAGACTTTCTTATCGTAAGAGCATTAAGATGGAAAAATGAACCGAAACTTTTCGGTGTAAGTCCCAGCAGGCCACGGAAGACATCTTTTCCTTCTGCTGAATAATTAACCGTGGTAAGTGTACTGTCGCTAAATTTGGATTGAAATTCCTGTTTGCCCTTTTCAGTAAGGTATTCTATACCTACAGCCCCGAAAACAGCATCTGTCTTTGGATCTTTAAAAATATCTTTTTCTGCCTCAAATCTATTAGGAAGGTAGTAGTCGTCCGCATCCAGAAAGGTAATAAAATTTGTGCCAGCCTTTTCAATTCCCAGATTTCGGGAAGCTGCAGCTCCATGATTTCCTTGATCCGGATGTTGGAAAAGTTTTATTTTAGAATAGTTTTCTGCTAATTTTTTGCAAATTTCCAATGAATCGTCAGTTGATTGATCTTCAACTAAAATAACTTCTTTTACTTCGTCTAATGCCAATGCGGAAAGTACTGATTTTTCAAGAAATTCAGCAGCATTGTAGACGGGAATTATTACAGAGATATCAAGCATTATAATACAGATTGGTTATTGTGTGCCCAAAGCGCCAATTGCAAAAGGTTCCAGTGTTTATTATCTTTATGTAAAAACCTTTGGGTAGCATCAAAGTCAATATAGTTGAAAACTTTGTTATTTTTATCTTTCAGGAGGTCGTCAGAAAACTTCATCAGACTATCTTCTTCAAACCAGCTCTTAACGCTAAGACCAAAGCCCTGCTTATGCCTGTTTCTGATGGTTTCTGT encodes the following:
- a CDS encoding glycosyltransferase family 2 protein; this translates as MLDISVIIPVYNAAEFLEKSVLSALALDEVKEVILVEDQSTDDSLEICKKLAENYSKIKLFQHPDQGNHGAAASRNLGIEKAGTNFITFLDADDYYLPNRFEAEKDIFKDPKTDAVFGAVGIEYLTEKGKQEFQSKFSDSTLTTVNYSAEGKDVFRGLLGLTPKSFGSFFHLNALTIRKSAIDRHHLRFNEVLRVHQDSDFIIKLAYYCYLKSGIIDRPVAMRGIHDDNRITKIVKYSPQYNQRQSLFWNSLYEWSKPLSMDKDVSQLLYLQKKAFELSGKKGFSKAISLLGALLKNPDILKTKYRFTYLNS